A section of the Saccopteryx leptura isolate mSacLep1 chromosome 4, mSacLep1_pri_phased_curated, whole genome shotgun sequence genome encodes:
- the LOC136404140 gene encoding collagen alpha-1(I) chain-like, with amino-acid sequence MGRLWNRGRAQHGHETGVREAEAPGKWTHTWLIPVAFIQTSECFQSTLSVPRSVKICINKTPIDAQALKKKASKVTCSPAVRAILSSLLLYLTHHEDGPRWLPSTGKARRGDSQLSWKPEPQDASQRPTRFQLLQAKFMGAGREPCLKKTREVGRLIFKDKQGPSRSLVSATINKLLEKTREGAGSSARGQGPLGGGKPRWGLPAGKNTVKNILKKFLAAEEKEAEEKRLREKPPAERPKAAGGLLPKIMGKKSSVLSKLREKFEQSSCLCSEASVLLLHTEERKKKNLQRKKAHKPEARVLRTAAVASTCIRMPPARFLACSAEPVPAFSIATVVCGPRSWLSHGTQVKHLDLGPMPPKETGRPSCENKTPGTELLSGGPSQSLTPQATAPSLQTGSLGAGPEGVPEPAPSPASQRGEARPGWEPSFSSLRPASPGHAGAADSDRVAGLRAGGPADDTQWAKGARTGLCPGPAAEGTAEAPRVDLMVCISEDDEEGVSPDSEPDPLFAIQKAVPEPKAPGHIPPLSVPPAQAARRTQQAFEPPQITVRLPVVHDMPLPPATRRETSERDDQQSQVLGGENAAEHTHARCPATTERGSTHGAAEGVSEPAGAPGRPGLPAGQHSTGDPSLTPPLGGAAGVGRDIPRAAPTLAPQSPAGGKGRQHGSGNSNTLKHREDTSGKDVSELSYEKHQLPESEEMLVRAEGAPSHCSAASGNRWGGNSHPAPGNQPVPSPNQGNATGVPTARVAPTGDWTRPEHVTTVHKDIPCAQEGRRGPSLTESVQTQKMTEGSTSHDLGTSRSVSLNEDPTPSFEAPGQGMATGITKSHTALAPSNAIKPEKCTPEKQNALPKGEFSSLPTSHSLVAEDLCHESQPHLFLSPGGPLRHPSSRAAEGRICKDLGRHRPATLELLTVLPQEEAGLLLMPDEPGLGVSTEPAASKVNAAVGSGNTAQAGRWRNNTKPSVATSNHPTPQGSGVEGPPRPSLDKPPSSSEKQKAKDEKHVMSEKQLPLGTGVSHQFPSVPSIEAEGQQVNRAPQKCPDLQGHLLPAPPTQKGVASSNPEKIKPREKPLPSAGLASREKEVPGPAGMKGPVQKGVPPSSQRTAVHGSGEAPTQPQDGVLGSDVGTTEEISFQHAEKGPEHPPGPQVWSVEDPSEPHSVHTEDKQAPVCPERQACPAQAQPGRMAPHNLTQPTNNSTAVAPTTHASRKSQRPTPRGGQGAPGVSQKVEEHHLQVAKSQRSSCPEPAQGSAVPTPNAPAQEGSLDISGVGRDTLDLEHQRKSTHFAKYKAQSFGDQRSFDLSFRTKIIRTNDTFELPK; translated from the exons ATGGGCAGACTGTGGAACCGGGGAAGAGCACAGCATGGCCATGAAACAGGAGTTCGGGAGGCTGAAGCTCCCGGGAAATGGA CTCATACATGGCTGATCCCTGTGGCCTTTATTCAGACATCTGAATGCTTCCAAAGCACATTGTCAGT CCCCAGGAGTGTCAAGATTTGCATCAATAAGACACCTATTGATGCCCAAGCCCTGAAAAAGAAGGCCAGCAAGGTGACCTGCAGCCCAGCTGTCcgtgccatcctcagcagcctGCTGCTCTACCTCACCCACCACGAAGACGGGCCCCGGTGGCTGCCTTCTACCGGGAAGGCAAGGCGTGGGGACAGCCAGCTCAGCTGGAAGCCTGAACCCCAAGATGCCAGCCAGCGACCCACACGTTTCCAGCTCCTGCAGGCCAAGTTCATGGGCGCCGGCCGGGAGCCCTGCCTCAAGAAGACCCGGGAGGTGGGAAGGCTGATTTTCAAGGACAAGCAAGGTCCCAGCAGGAGCTTGGTGAGCGCCACCATCAACAAGCTCCTGGAGAAGACCAGGGAAGGGGCTGGCAGTTCAGCACGAGGCCAAGGGCCCCTCGGGGGTGGCAAGCCGCGGTGGGGCCTCCCTGCCGGGAAAAACACTGtgaaaaacattctaaaaaagtttttggccgcagaggagaaggaggctgagGAGAAGAGGCTCCGTGAGAAGCCTCCGGCAGAGAGGCCCAAAGCCGCCGGGGGCCTCCTGCCGAAGATCATGGGCAAGAAGAGCTCGGTCCTGTCCAAGCTGCGGGAGAAGTTTGAGCAGAGCAGCTGCCTTTGCTCGGAGGCCAGCGTGCTGCTGCTCCACacggaggagagaaagaagaagaacctGCAGAGGAAGAAGGCGCACAAGCCTGAGGCCCGCGTGCTCCGCACGGCCGCCGTGGCCAGCACGTGCATCAGGATGCCCCCTGCTCGCTTCCTGGCCTGCTCCGCGGAGCCCGTGCCAGCCTTCAGCATCGCCACCGTCGTGTGCGGCCCCCGCAGCTGGCTGTCCCACGGCACCCAAGTCAAACACTTGGATCTGGGGCCCATGCCCCCAAAAGAGACAGGCAGGCCTTCCTGTGAGAACAAAACACCAGGAACGGAGCTGCTTAGTGGGGGGCCCTCACAGTCCTTGACACCACAGGCCACGGCTCCCAGCCTGCAGACAGGGTCCCTCGGTGCCGGGCCTGAGGGCGTCCCCGagccagccccctcccccgcctcccaAAGGGGCGAAGCCCGTCCTGGCTGGGAACCCAGCTTCTCCTCACTCAGACCAGCCAGCCCAGGGCACGCTGGGGCGGCAGACAGTGACAGGGTGGCGGGCCTCCGGGCAGGTGGCCCCGCAGATGACACCCAGTGGGCGAAGGGGGCAAGAACAGGCCTTTGCCCTGGCCCTGCTGCTGAGGGGACAGCGGAGGCCCCTCGGGTGGACCTGATGGTTTGCATTTCAGAGGATGATGAAGAAGGAGTGAGTCCGGACTCAGAGCCAGACCCCCTGTTTGCCATCCAGAAGGCTGTGCCAGAACCGAAAGCGCCAGGACACATCCCGCCGCTCAGCGTGCCCCCAGCCCAGGCTGCCCGGCGCACGCAGCAGGCCTTCGAGCCTCCACAGATAACCGTCAGGCTCCCGGTGGTGCACGACATGCCACTCCCTCCTGCCACCCGGAGGGAGACCTCAGAGAGGGACGACCAGCAGTCTCAGGTTCTGGGAGGTGAGAATGCGGCTGAACACACACACGCGCGGTGTCCCGCGACCACAGAGCGTGGAAGCACCCACGGGGCTGCCGAGGGAGTGAGCGAGCCCGCGGGGGCTCCCGGGAGACCCGGCTTGCCTGCCGGGCAGCACTCGACGGGGGACCCAAGTCTCACGCCGCCTCTCGGGGGTGCCGCCGGCGTGGGTCGTGACATCCCAAGAGCAGCTCCGACACTGGCACCACAGAGTCCCGCGGGAGGAAAGGGACGCCAGCACGGCTCTGGGAATTCAAACACACTCAAGCATCGTGAGGATACTTCAGGAAAGGATGTTTCTGAACTCAGTTACGAGAAGCATCAGTTGCCAGAGTCAGAGGAAATGCTGGTCCGTGCTGAGGGCGCCCCATCACATTGTTCCGCGGCTTCGGGAAATCGTTGGGGAGGAAACAGCCACCctgcccctggcaaccagccTGTGCCGTCTCCCAACCAGGGAAACGCGACGGGAGTCCCAACAGCGCGAGTGGCACCGACCGGGGATTGGACAAGGCCTGAGCATGTGACCACAGTGCACAAGGACATCCCGTGTGCGCAGGAAGGACGCAGGGGACCATCGTTAACTGAGTCGGTCCAGACCCAAAAGATGACCGAAGGGAGCACCAGCCATGATCTAGGTACGAGCAGATCAGTCTCCTTAAATGAAGACCCAACACCAAGTTTCGAAGCCCCAGGACAGGGGATGGCTACAGGGATCACCAAGAGTCACACAGCACTAGCACCGAGTAACGCCATCAAGCCCGAAAAATGTACTCCTGAAAAGCAGAATGCTTTGCCCAAGGGGGAATTCAGCTCCTTGCCGACAAGTCATAGTCTTGTAGCAGAAGATCTCTGTCATGAATCTCAACCCCACCTCTTCTTGTCACCAGGAGGGCCCTTGAGGCACCCCAGCAGCAGAGCAGCGGAGGGTCGCATCTGCAAAGACTTGGGGCGGCACCGGCCTGCGACCTTGGAATTGCTGACCGTTCTTCCGCAGGAGGAGGCTGGCCTCCTACTCATGCCTGATGAGCCCGGCTTGGGGGTTTCGACAGAACCAGCAGCAAGCAAAGTGAACGCTGCAGTTGGAAGCGGAAATACTGCACAAGCAGGTCGTTGGCGTAATAACACAAAGCCCTCAGTTGCAACCTCAAATCACCCCACACCACAGGGAAGTGGCGTAGAGGGGCCTCCACGCCCCAGTTTGGACAAACCGCCATCATCTTCTGAGAAGCAAAAGGCCAAGGATGAGAAGCATGTCATGTCTGAAAAGCAGCTCCCACTTGGTACCGGGGTTTCCCACCAGTTTCCCTCAGTGCCTTCAATAGAAGCAGAAGGTCAGCAGGTGAACAGGGCACCTCAGAAGTGTCCTGACCTGCAGGGACACCTGCTGCCTGCACCCCCCACACAGAAGGGAGTAGCTTCTTCGAACCCAGAGAAAATCAAGCCCAGGGAGAAGCCACTGCCAAGTGCAGGCCTGGCaagcagagagaaggaagtcCCAGGGCCTGCAGGTATGAAGGGTCCTGTCCAGAAGGGAGTACCTCCTTCGAGCCAGAGAACAGCAGTGCATGGCTCTGGAGAGGCTCCGACACAGCCCCAGGATGGCGTGCTGGGGAGTGACGTGGGAACCACTGAAGAGATTTCTTTCCAACACGCTGAGAAAGGTCCAGAACATCCACCAGGGCCGCAGGTGTGGTCTGTAGAGGACCCCTCTGAGCCACACAGCGTTCACACGGAGGATAAACAAGCACCTGTCTGCCCAGAGAGGCAGGCGTGCCCCGCACAGGCCCAGCCTGGCAGGATGGCACCCCACAACTTAACACAGCCCACAAACAACTCAACGGCAGTGGCACCTACCACACATGCAAGTCGGAAGTCCCAGAGACCCACTCCTAGGGGGGGCCAGGGGGCACCTGGTGTGTCACAAAAGGTGGAAGAACACCATCTTCAGGTGGCCAAGAGCCAGAGGTCCTCTTGCCCTGAGCCAGCACAAGGCTCTGCAGTGCCCACGCCCAATGCCCCAGCCCAGGAGGGGTCCCTAGACATCTCTGGGGTCGGAAGAGACACTCTGGATCTCGAACATCAGAGAAAGTCAACACACTTTGCAAAGTACAAAGCCCAAAGCTTCGGTGACCAGAGGTCCTTTGATTTGTCCTTTAGAACAAAAATTATCAGGACCAATGACACGTTCGAACTTCCAAAGTGA